GGTATGAAAGCGTGGTATGCTACGAATTTCAGTGATGAAAAAACCATTTTTGATTTGTATAACGAGTTCGTGTCTGGAAATCTGGACAATAAATCGCCTGTGAACGAAATTCAAAACTCTAGAATAACGGCACATATTGGAACCCAAAAAAGTGAATTGAATACGGAAATCGATCCTATCACAAAGTTGTGCGACGCGGTTCCTTGCCTTGGCCCCTACATAGAATACAGAGTTATAAAGATGTAAATGAAAACTGTGAAAAAAATGCTAAAGCTGATGCTTTTACTATATTAATGCAGGGGGCAAATAAAGCTAATCATCTGCCTAAcataaaacatgaacttaaccaaaagAACAAATTATTTAATGATATAATTGAGTGGCTAAGGGCACAAAATGTGGGCTTTTTGTCAACTAACAAAGACAGTCTTGGGGTGAATTTGGTTAATACGTTAACAGACATTTTGTGGTATGTGGACGGTAACCACTATACATTAGCTAGCCGAGCATGTGATATTCCCGAAGCACTGACTCATTTTAATGGGTACTATAAACCTGAATTAAGAAAGAGAAAGAAAATTGATTCAACTAGTCTTCAAGAAAACATTTTACGCAGTCATTCAACTGCACTTTTACTTCTTACggaaaatggctttttaaaacaAGAGAAGTGGTTGCCAATAAAAAGTATTCTTTTAGAATTTggacaaaatttgaaaaagtatGCTGATTTTTTAGTTTCGCAGCAGTACAGAACAGAATGCAGTGCTTCGAAAAAAGTTTTCCAAGGGGACAAGGAGAGGTGGGAATATTTAGCACCTGTCTCTAATATCAATCCTACAAAGCAAGCAAAATACAATTTATTACATACTGCTATTATACATAGTGACTTTTTTGCTCCTATTGTGGTCAATGACTACAGTCCGGGTGAACCAAACAGAAGATATGACTATTTCAAAGGCCTAATAGTACTTGTAAAATGCTGTCAATTTACATACACAGGATCAAAAGAACACTTGATGTTTCTGTGGAAAGTTTTACTTACTAAGAACATGCAAATAGCATGCAATTTGAGTAAATCACTCCCGGTGTATCACAGTCGGGCAATGCGACATGAATTTCTTTCTTTGTTTGGTCGCACAATTTCCAATAAATCTGCGTTTCTAAGAGAGGCTTATAGACGTCTGACTGGGGACCAGTCTGCATCACTTACGGCATCACAGACAGAGGTTGACAGGCGCATTAGTGAAATTTTAGACAATGCAGACTCTGAACTTATTTGTGACTTAAGACTTAATAACCGGGGTCAACCCGAAAAGTATAATGAATTTCTTTCAGAATGCCAAAACTATATAAATGAGAAGCTTGAACTAGCTGTAGATGACAGACGGCATGACAAAATTGATAAGGGGGGTGATGTTATAACTCATTTGGCAGATGCGTTTTCAGTTAGAGATCTTTATGAACAGGTTAAAGCTAAATTAGCTCCAAACATTTTAGTCCCTTCACAGCAATGGTTGCGTTGGCAATGTTGGCCACGTCATGCCAATTTTCAATCTTCTCATAGATATACAGGCAAGTTGAAAGTAAAATTTATGATTCAAAGTCGCCAATTTAGAAAGACTCATGTAGATATGCATTATGCTTCTGCTATTTTTAGGTACCAAAAAGAGTGTGCAATAatgtataaaacattttgtaattttgtgtGTATGGATGATAAGCACAAATTAAAAGTTGGGGAGCCTGGATATCCAGTTGCAACTGTGGAAAGGGGGAAGCAAGTCATTGTTGCCATGGGAAAGAAATTTGAGGTTGCTGATCACGACTTCACAAAATTTTCAATAACTCCAAGTGTAAATTTATTTTCAGAGATTCCTGATGAAATTGAACAAACATTTTATGGTGGGCAAGTTTTTGTTGGTGTAAAAGAAACAGCATTTCAATCTTCTTCCCCATGGCGACATGCAACTGAAATgtctaaaattttgaaaaattcatttttagaaaatgaTATGATCAAgcccattttaattttttacagcGATGGGGGTCCCGACCATAGATTGACATATGTTTCAGTTCAAATGTCTTTGATTTGCCTGTTTCTTATATTTGATCTTGATATGATTTGTGTTGCTAGAACCCCTCCACAAAATAGCTGGAAAAATCCAGCTTAATGAATAATGTCTATCTTGAACCTGGGTTTCCAGTCATTAGGACTGATGCGTGAAAAAACAGAGCACTATGAAAAACAATTAGATTCTGCAAATTCATTAGGTGAAATTAGAAAACTAGCAGAAAAATATCCTACTATTGAggaagagggtggtaaaggggggtactgaacacggaaacacgtgaaataaaaatcgcaaaaacgtagcacgaaaaataaaaatcgggaaaaacgaagcacgagaaataaaatcgtaaatattaagaaaaaaagtacCAGCAGTTATTACTCAGCCGTTCATTGTTAATGGACATAAAGACCTTGTGGTCACTTTTTAGGCTAGCCTATGCTACTTgcatctgatttgaaaaaaaacattattatgatGGACTCTATTACATGTATAGCATACATATACAATAGAAAGTAGAATGGTAACAATATACATCAATTTCTATTATATTACACAAGTTTCAAAAGGTACTATAACTCACTGACTTTGAGTTAGTTCCAatttactttttaatcaaatgcggAACAATGCAAGAACGAGAAATTAAGAGCACCgacacgaaacacggaaaataaataagtGGAAATACGAAGCACGCACATCGaaccaaacacgagaaaacgagaaataaaacacaaaaacacgtgaaataaaaaggccgaaaacgttgcacgaaaataaccctttaccaccctcgaGGAAGAGGTTTTAGACTTGGTTGAACCTGTTCGTATTTTATTGTCAAATGTAATAACTAGGCTCAAATGGAAAGATAAAAACTTAAAGGTATTTAATCCAGCAACAGAGGGTGAAATATTTGATCTCAGACaagaaatattgaaaatagaCCAGGATATTAAAGTTACAGATAGTACTCAGCaggatattaaaaaaagaaaattgtttgtCAGTTTTTTGAATGATCATTGTAAAATTGCTCAGTACATTTTTAGTGTAAAAAAATGTGGTAAAACATCATGTCATGTTTGCAAAAAACCTCGTTTAAGTAATGAAATGTTTGAAAGACTTTATCATCTTCCAGACCCAGAGCCACTTAATTGTGACAAatacaagtgaaactgcgagctactgctcactgatgatacccccgccgcaagtggataatattaatagtgtaaaaatatgcaagtgttcggtaaacaggaagttgtcgagtgatgaatctgaaaacgcatcacacggtatagctgacttataaaaatcctgaaaccaaatttcagaaatccttgtattgtagttcctgagaaaaatgtgacgaaaatttttaacttggttatcatgtgtaaaatcatacaagtgttcggtaaacaggaagtagttgagtgatgaatctgaaaacgcatcacacggtatagctgacttatataaatcctgaaaccaaatttcagaaatccttgtattgtagttcctgagaaaaatgtgacgaaaattttcaacttggctatcatgtgtaaaatcagacaagtgttcggtaaacaggaagttgtcaagtgatgaatctgaaaacgcatcacacggtatggctgatatatataaatgttgataccaaattacagaaagggtggatgtgtagttcctgagaaaaatgtgacgaaagtttcatgggacggactgactgacggactgactgacggactgacggactgacagacagaggtaaaacagtataccccctcttttttaaagcgggggtataataa
The window above is part of the Mytilus galloprovincialis chromosome 4, xbMytGall1.hap1.1, whole genome shotgun sequence genome. Proteins encoded here:
- the LOC143070929 gene encoding uncharacterized protein LOC143070929, with translation MRHEFLSLFGRTISNKSAFLREAYRRLTGDQSASLTASQTEVDRRISEILDNADSELICDLRLNNRGQPEKYNEFLSECQNYINEKLELAVDDRRHDKIDKGGDVITHLADAFSVRDLYEQVKAKLAPNILVPSQQWLRWQCWPRHANFQSSHRYTGKLKVKFMIQSRQFRKTHVDMHYASAIFRYQKECAIMYKTFCNFVCMDDKHKLKVGEPGYPVATVERGKQVIVAMGKKFEVADHDFTKFSITPSVNLFSEIPDEIEQTFYGGQVFVGVKETAFQSSSPWRHATEMSKILKNSFLENDMIKPILIFYSDGGPDHRLTYVSVQMSLICLFLIFDLDMICVARTPPQNSWKNPA